The Flammeovirga pectinis genomic interval AATACAATATGTACAAGTCAATAAATTCACTTTCAGACGATTCTAAAATTTGGATATATCAATCAAATCGTGCTTTTAGCGACCAAGAAGTTGACCTTATAAAACAAACTCTTCTTCCTTTTATAGAATCTTGGAACGCTCATGGTAGTGATTTAAATGCAAGTTTTGATATACAGTTTAATCAATTTATAATTATTACTGTTGATGAAAACGCACATAGTGCATCTGGTTGTTCAATTGATAAATGCGTAGGAGTTGTTAAGCAAATTGAAGAGCTGCTTAACGTATCTCTTTTTGAAAGAACAAATGTAGCCTATTTAGTAAATGATAAAGTTTCAACATTTAAACTGTCAGAAGCAAAAGCTATGATTGCTAATGAAACAATCACAAATACTACTAAAA includes:
- a CDS encoding ABC transporter ATPase, which codes for MYKSINSLSDDSKIWIYQSNRAFSDQEVDLIKQTLLPFIESWNAHGSDLNASFDIQFNQFIIITVDENAHSASGCSIDKCVGVVKQIEELLNVSLFERTNVAYLVNDKVSTFKLSEAKAMIANETITNTTKIFDNTIQSLGDYKKRWIIEADQSWLKRFFVTA